From the genome of Pseudoliparis swirei isolate HS2019 ecotype Mariana Trench chromosome 1, NWPU_hadal_v1, whole genome shotgun sequence:
ggcttaaacatgtaattaaaaataaccacaaagaaataagcatacaattgaatatgattgactgatgtgttttatttatttgttttttgttcaaaaaatctaataaaacatttttactctgTAGACTCCtttctaatagtcttattattgacatttatatgacaattgctcatatactggaagcctaaataagtatatttattatttttaaaacaacggttaaatgttatttcacaagtttcacaAAGTGcctccaatttatttttaaatgcccctgggttTCAGTCAGTGATTGTCAAATTGCCctctaataaatatgtaaatttccTCTCCTGATAACATCAAACACATCATTGTCAGTCCGTCCTTCGGTCTCGTTTCCACTCGCCTGTATGATTCTGATCTTGCTGTGGAATTGCTGAATGCTCTCGTAGAAATTCTTCACCACGTTCTGAAATTCGTCGGATTCCTCGTCGACCTTGGTGGCCTCGGGCATGTTGGACAGCAGCGAGTATTCCTCCTCTGTCGACACGGGAAGGGGTTAAGTGAATTAAAAATGGGGAGGAGCCAGCGAGCTAAGAGTCACGAGTTCATCAATTTCCACTGTGGTCCTTGATGGAGACGTGCACTTGAAAACAAATGGCTGaaatggtgcattcaggtacattgGTGTCTCGTCATTTGGTTCTAAACACTCGGAATCCCTTTACCTGGTACGTCGGCGTCCAAATCGCCCATTTCGGGCATCTTCCTGGAGACTTTCACAGATTTCCCAGAAGCCACGTTGACCTCCTGCATCTTCTGAAAGTTGATGACGTGGGGCTGCTCGTCCAGCAGGATGTCGAGCGTCTCCAGCCGCATCCTCAGCGCGTTCTCGATGAACACGGTGGCGTCGGGCGAATACAGGGTGGCGTCCGAGGAGTCCGGGTCGTGGTGCATCCACTGCACCGTCCTCAGGATGTCCCGGTCGGGCACGGAGGAGGCCATcctctccagcagcagcttgaCGTCGGCCAGCGCCCCGCTCACGTAGTCCTTGAAGCCGCACACCGCGATGATGGTGCCTTTGATGTGGACGTCCACGCCGTGCTTCCTCTTGATCACCTGCAGACACGTCCGGTGGTACTCGGACATGTTCTTCACCGTCCggtgctccagcttctcctccacctgccgctgGCTGACCTTCTTCCCGAAGGCGATGTCCACGCGGATCAGGTCGCAGTTGTAACCCGCGAACACAAACAGCTGGAGGGTGCCGGCCGCCTCGATGGCGTCCCGTAAGCGGGCGCCCTCGCCCTTCGCCGCGTCGGGGCGCCGGTCGCCGCCGGAAGAGGCCGCCTCGTGCTGGCTCTTGGACAGCTCCAGGGCGTCTTTCAGCTGCCGGTCCTCGTCCTGCAGCGACCAGTGGCTGGACTCCATGGAGTACTGGATGGCCAGAGACAGCTGGGCGTCTTCTTCGAGGTCGCTGGTGTGGTAGAGGACGCCGCCCTGCAGCCGGCGCAACCCGCTCGTGGTTTCCACGAGAACCGAGCGATGGAAATCGTCCACGGCCATCCCGGAGGCGTCCGGGTCCGCGAGGCCGGCGGGCTCCTCCGCCGAGTACATGTCCAAGCCGTCCATGTCGTCGGCTCGGTCCGAATCGGGCGCCCCCTTCTCGAGCGCGCCATCGATTCCCGCCGCCTCGTCTAAAAGGCCTGCGAACGAGAAAAAGGAGGTTCGACGGATTGTTTTAGAAAGTATGAGAAATGGTCGCGGACGAGAGATACGACCTTCGTCGGGAGCGGCGTCGTGATCCGTCTGCATCGAATCGGCCTTCAACTCCAGAGGAGCGCCGTCCGGAGATGCCCGCTGGAAGTTTTTGCGGGACATCATTTCCCACGCGGAGACGAAGAAGTCctggaaataaaaaacaattcaaaAGCTTCTGTGAACGACAACTAAGTCGCAACTAGATTCTACGATGTCTCCGGGGATTCCGTGGAGTGTGAAAAACGCCTCCAGTTGTTACAGATGTTCGCCGTGTCTCGGTGGTTTTGCATAACTTAGCTCATCAACTACTAATCGAGAATATTTCACAATTTAAGATGTTTTTAGGGTAATTATTTCTGTGACTGGCAGCGGTCTCAAGCCCGCCGATCGGCCCGAGGCATCCCCGACACGAACCGTTATCACGTTGACATTTTCATCGTGTGGCAAGAAAGGAAGACACGTTTCTCCTCGTCGGGGAGGGCGAGGAATCCGTCACGCTGCGATAAGACGGGAAGCTAAGCGGCACATCGGCAGGTGATGTTTCCAGAACAATAAACCCAAGAAACAATAAGGAGGAACAAAAAAGGacaatatgaaaaacaaaaaaatagttAAGAAATTGTGTACATGAAATGATTTCTGTTGTGGAACATTTGAGACGTCAAAAagttgaaaaaaagattttgaattaATCAAATTAGGAAGCGTTTCAACAGTCCTCATGAACACTGAGACGAGGAAAAAACAAACTGTGTGTTCTCTCAAACAAACGGATGATTCTCACGACTGGCGTGTCCATCAGTCTTACAAATTGTCACGCTTTGTCACATAGCCAGCAGCGGTGCAGCTAATGGTGTGAAACCACTAGCcggggaggacatttacattttatttagggggcaatttttgacCCCACTGACTAAAATCCAGGgacatataaaaataaattgcgggcactttttgaaacttgtgaaataacatttaaccgttaTTGAAAagtatttaggcttacagtatatgagcaattgtcataaaaaatgtaaataataagactattaggcagcagTCTACAAATACAAAGtgttttaacaaaacaaaaacaaaaaaaacatcagacaatcgtattcaattttattcttatttatttgtggttatttattacatttttaaaccacTATTAACAAGTATAACTTATTCGTTTGCTTTATAATTCAACATTATATTaattgattttttgtgtgtgtacctacctagtacaaaaataaaataaaaaataaaacacttttaaatGATCAGGATGATCAGAGGACATTctgggggcatttgttgcccctctagtgatGTCAGGGGCAACGTTATATTCCtaaggggcagttttgccctttgccgtCGTGTTTCCGACGCTGACCTCtagtatgtttttatttatttatataacagCATGTCACACACCATTTATCGGATGATTGCTCCGATATGCAAAAAAAATTCCTTGAAACATGAACATCGTTTTTTCGTGTGACGAGCGAGAGAACTGGCTAACCGAGAAGAGGTGTGGCCCCAAAGGGGAGCCGTACGTTACCTGGTGTGGCAGGTATTCCCAGGGCACGAACTTCTGCCTGATGTAGACCGTGAACTTCGTCTCCATCTCCTTCATGATCTTCGTGCACTCCGACTCGTTTAAGAACCGCGTCACCCCCGGCGCGTTCACCGTGATGGTCCTGGTGCAGATGGAGGACACGACGCCTTGCAGCACCTCCTCGGCCATTTGACACGTGGTGGCGGGGCCGTGGAGCTGCCGGGGGGATTCACAAAAATGACaacgggggaaaaaagatgaaaacaatctgagaactttaaaaaaaaaaaaaagggggggcaacaaaaatttaaagagacagtagctTGAAAAGCAAACATTCAACCCCTGGTGCATCACATACCTTCAGCCCACAAACGCCCTCTGCTTCCAGAGGGATGATGGACACCCGGTCCATGTCGGCCAGCAGCTGGTGACAGTGGATCTGGATGTACTTCAGGATGCCCGGCTCCATCGAGATGACCGTCTCCCTTTCGATGGGCGTGGTGAGAAACTGCACGATGGCCGCCTGCTTCTCGCCCTCCATCCCTTTCAGAGTGCACACGTCGACATTGCCGCCTCGTTCCGACACCTTGACGGTGGAGAAGCCCAGAGCCTGCAGGAACTCGGACCACTCCCTGCAGTACAGCATGCACTCGTTCTCCGAGTCCACCGCGATGCTGAGGCGACTCAGCTGGGATTTATAAAAGCTACACGCCTGGTGGGCGGAGTCCTGGGAGAGGGCGGCGACCACGACGGTGGCGTCGGACACGGTGTACGTGGCAGGCGACCCGGCTTCAGCCCCGGCTCGCAGGAGGTGCTCTTGTACCTCTTTTCTCGCGAGGAGCTGAGCCATCTCGGACTCGAGGGTGAAACGACACTCGGCCATTTTGCCAAAAAAGTCGGAGACGGCGCCTTTGATCCGCTCGACCAGTCGCCCGTCGGTCCCCGCGATGTGCACGCCGCCGTCTTCGATTCGGACGGTGACGTTCGGGTGGGCGTTCTCGGTGTCCCGTCGGAAGGCGGCGAGTTCAAACAAAGCGAGTTTCGCCGGGTCGGCGACAGGAACGCGACTCGATATCGTAGCTGCCgcctccgtctgctcctccatgaCTTCCTCGGCCTCGTCTACCGCCGGTTCGCGGGCAGCGAGAGGCCTCGAGGCCGACGGGGAGGAGGCCCGGCGGTCCGCGTGGACCGCGACGGGAGGACTCGTCTGCATCGGCGTGTCCTCAGAGTTCCTCTCGGTCACGCGTCGGCTCCCGATTCCAGAGTCCTGCGACGTTAATCTTCCCGCGGGTAAGAGGAAGTCAAAGTGCGGCCTCACGCCGAGATCGGCGCCCTCCAGTTTGTGCGGGTGGTCGAGAATCGGGCCCACGGCTGTTCAAAGGAAACAGACATTTGGATTATTAAAAGAAGCCGgaacaaaagtaaaaaaaaaaaaaagagcttgtATAAAAACGAACGTACATTCGTAGTTGACGAAGGACACCACGGCCGTGCGATCGGAAAGCatcgtgacctccttgaccttCTGGTCGCCACCTCGCCGGCTCTCAAAGTACAACGCGAGCAGGTCCGGAGTGGTGCCGGGCTGCAGGTTCTCCACCAAGACGGAGTCCGTCGGCTCGGCCTGTTCCAGACTCACCTCGGCGCCGTCCAGTTTCCTCTTGGAGATTTTAGCGCGAAGGTTTTGGAAATCTACAAATGCCATGATAGAAATATTTGGAAGCGGTACAAAAAActgaatgattttttaaaaaattaaagaaaagagaaacatgCATGATTAGTCCACCTTTGGAGAGCGGTTGGCTGAGGGAGATGAGGATGAAATCTCTCCCCGGTGAGGGATACAGAGTGTAGTCCGGCATGTTCAAGCCCATCAAGTTCTCCACATAGAGCTCTATCATCTCCGTGCTGGTGTCGGGGTTGATCCCCCGCAGCAGCAGGCGATATTGGTCCTTTGAGGCGGGCCTCCTCACACACAGCTCCACGTTATGCAGAACGTGGTGCCCTTTCGACAGCACTCTGGCTGCGTCTGTCAACGTGATcccgaaaagaagaaagaaaaaaggtatAATTAGCATATATTTCATGACAAATTGAGAGACTTGTTCCGTTATTCGTCGAAAATTTGATTTTCTGATTAGCACTGTAATGCTTTGTTCCTACTTCAGTGTTCTGGGCTCTTTAAAGTAGTTGTGTATGAATAATACTGTAGATATCCTACACCATTGTTGACGATTATATCATTTGTTGATGCAACTTATGctttaattttttaaagaaatgtgtatGTGAatatgaaagttttttttggtCAAAGTTTATCAGATCCACAAATATTCCTGCACATATTTGCAAAAaaatcctcccccccccaccgctaCAAAAATCCTCTGTTTTCAACTCGCCTTCCGCCTCTTCAAACACCAGCACGGCGCGGTCGCCGCTCTTCTCCACGGAGACGAGCGGACCCCCCCCGGAGCGCCGCTTGTTCTCAAAGTACAGAAAGAGCAGCTCCTCGTCCACGGCGGCCGGCAGAGCCCGCACCTCCACCGTCCTGCTCTCCGGGCTTTCAACGGGCATTCTGAAAAACATGAGAACCGCAGGGAGGCCGTATTCATACCAGTTTGAGTGGTTCTAAACATGAGTTTACATCTTTTAGTTTGGGTCAGACCGATCCTGGAACCCATCCGTCCGATAACGATTTAGCctctagaccaggggtgtcaCACTCATTCTCACCGCGGGCCACACCAGCATCATGCCTGCCCTCAAAGTGCCGGTTGTAACTGCAACACTGTAGAAACTACTCaaaaatattgttaaataactcaatttgcatttgattattgtttatttgagtgtagaaatattgtacataataaAATgcctctaatattataacataacatccatttcatttgaaaccttcaaaataaaagcacaggatatttgtcttacatttaagaaaaggtaatcaaatgtctttcaagccgtcaggggccacatcaaatgatGTGGCGGCCCGGACttagcccgcgggccttgtgtttgacacctgtgctctaggGACTACTGACAATATCTCAGGTGTAAAGGAGGTGTAGCGAATATATCTGTTGAGACTTGAGAATGGAGTAAGAGTTGAGAGATAAGGGTCTCATCTGTTCTGAAAACATGCAGatactttacttttttaaagCTAATAAAAGCTAAGCCGTTGTCAGATGGTAGCCGGTGTGTTTCGGAGCTTATATATTGTCAAATATGCATTATTTTACTTTCCATTAACTGCATGTAGACTCTACTCAAGGAATGCCATTTCATTGCAGCTCAATCCcgtcaatattatatatattttttagtatATACAGAAAGTTGCCATTTAAAAACAAGACAATTAAATGCACTGTTGCTTTAATTTAACATTTGACAATGAAAAGGATACTTCCGTTTAAATCCTTAAACATATGCCACACGTTTTGTGATACGTATTTACAACACAATTATTTACTTTTACTCCAGTGAATGTATTCACAGAAGCAAAACAACCacctttttcttattttaaatgtagtttaCGGTCGCTAATGAGGATCTGTGCACGTGAAGTACCCGGGTAGTGACTCACAGCCCGGATATGAGGCGGACAGGTAGCTCCGGGCCCTCGCAGCAGCTCGTTACATGTACAGGTGGTGCATTTACGACATGAACAATGTCCTTCAACAATTCACCAACAGTTAcggtctgttgttgttgttgttgctgttgttcaaCGGGAAGTTTACCTGAAGCTCGCGTCTAATGTTCGGTCGTTAGCTCGCTAGAAAGTGAAACTAGAAAGTTAGCTCGCTGCAGCTGCCATGTCGGaaaagctgttttttctttctccccctcttcgTTTTTTTAAGTGCCCGTGGGGTTTATTCACGTACTAATAACACGACACGCTTCATTAATGTGTTCGCGGCTGTGTTGCTGCACGACTTACCTGCCGCTaaaagggaaacatttgctcttaAAGTCGTTTCGCGCAAACAGGTTGAGCCAGAGACTCGAGGACTTCCGTGTTGTGCTGCTCGTGTCGAGCGGGGGGGATGACATCATCGGCTTCACGATTTAAAGGGGAACGCACATTTATTGAAGGGGCGCAAGGCCAACGTGACCCCCTTCAGGCCTGAAACCCTGACCCCTCAGGGGATTACTGACATAATTAATTTGACTAACTGACTTCCCCccaaaacatttgtatttttgcatttcctttattatttaaaatattaaatgtaaatGACCTGCCCTGCTattgtatttaattgtattgtatatatgtaaacatgttgcTGCTCCCCCTGGGCATTAATAAAGTGCATATGTTATCTTATTCACGAGCTTAAATGTGTCGTTTTTCATCTTGAATTTGTACTTCAATAGACTTTGCATTGCGTATATAACTACTATATATCGTCTACATTAAACATGTTTTCATAAGTGGTGTCTTTTGGGATATGGGATTAATTCAAAGGTTCTGTAAAAgtgaaatataaaattaaagaaGTGGATCTATTGTCATCTGTGTGAGATATATGGTACTGCAGATGCTTTTATTAATTGTCAATTAAATTATAACTGTGAATTTGAGGGACGTAAAACTCCCAATCATACTGAAACaggttctttctttctttctttctttattctgAGGTCTGATGTCTGATGTCAGATGTCAGATTGATTAATGTGCCATGCTGAGTATAGAGTGTGTTCTTATACATTGGATGAGATATAAATAGAGCGGTGGCTGAGCAGCCGTCACGCGGGTCAGTGATTTCTATAGTTCATTTCAATTTCATGCCATTATTATTAACTTATACATATAATTAGTCTGCTCAGCTGAGCATTTAATGAATGTAATGCAGCATGTAAAGTGCTTTAAGGCCGAGCTTCAAGTCAGTGACTTTAGCCTTCGAGACGCTCTTTTTATATTGCAATAACTTTTGATGTTTGAAAGAAGTTTGGGCTGTTTACTCaacgatataaatatatatctagtggattaaaaatgtaaaacaggATAAAGAATTAATAAGACGTCTGATTTCTGATTCAGCAACCACACTAATTATACTAATTTGTGAAAAGGAACACAATTCTCCGACAGCAGCCTGAAAACAGCTGCATTGTGAAATCAAGCTGTGATACGCTGTAAtgaagcaaaaaataaaaaataattaaaaagcaaAGAAATGTGCAGCGGCACGCAGTGCCAAGTCTGCGGGGATAACAACTGTAGCGtacattttaaaatctcatttaagctttcaatttaaaaagtcaaatatcCCGCTGCAGCAGTTTACCgttcattatttatatttagtgtTGCATTACGATGATTTCACACCATGTGTTCACCATGTGTTTAATATGGATTATTTTcagcaaaaaaacaactaaatattgatttttcaaatgaaaagaaagaataacCTCAATAACCTGCTGGCAGTCACACATTTCTGTTATAAGTCTACAGTTATAGTGATCTTGAAGTTTATAGAAACAATTATTATGCCGACATGTGATGTATTTATCTTCAAATAAAAGACATCTTTCATTGAAtcatcaaattaaataattgGTACAAACTATAGCCATCTATAGTACAGCTtcccaaaacacacagacacacacacacacatatatatatatatatatatataaatatatatatagctgtatATAATCAgtgcatgtatatttatatattgtattaatatttatttatacgcttcttccttcttttcaaTTATTTAAACGGAAAAActccaattatttattttctgtttcacTTTTGGAGTTCACTGACAACTGAATAATTGAATAATGCAAGTTTTTCATTATCCATCCCTCCCACACAAGTCAGGATCAAAGACCtgaataaaaaatgtctttGTTATGGTTCATGTAACTATACAACCATTCAGACCTCGACTGGAtggaaataaatacacatcaCGGACGCGTTAATGTTTTGAAGAGAGGTTTAAAAGGTGTCTGTTAGTGTTGTCTTATAATGAGGTCACGTGGGATGCTGATTTcgtccactagggggcagtgtcTCCTGTCGTCTTCAAGGTGGCCTTCATGGTTTGATTTGAGTATAAAACGTCATGAAGACGTTGCATCTTGTTTCAACAGGGAGCCAATCACAGCCCCGAGCTGAAGGAGTTACAATATTCAAGAGCAGAAATATTTTGGgtgaaaaaatgtaaaagtcaaACAGTTCAGCAAATGCAAAGAATGTtttaaagctttaaaaaaagtggGTGGTCAACGTGAATATTTGAAAAAAGGCCTTTTCTAGAGTTAGTGTTTTCGTTTGAGGCGCCATtataggtttttttttaatcttgaaGAACTATctaaacaaatggttctttaaagaaccatttcctgaaggtTCTCcgtaggttatttgaagaactcttaaaggaaatggttctttaaagaaccctggtttaaaaggttctacGTGGAACCATCAATGGTgccataaagaaccttttttggaaggttttttgagacacctttagggAATTAaaataactctttaaggaaatggttctttaaagaaccctggttcgaaaggttctttgtggaaccataaatggtgccttaaagaaccttttttgaAGCTTCTtttagacacctttataggttctttgaagaactctttcggAAAAATGGTCTTTAAACTAACTGTAGAGGTAGCCCAGCAGGGACAAACCAAACCCTGCTGGGCTCCTGTAGAACTGCAGGCTCCAGGAAGAGGAACCGGCTCCGTGTGATATGAACAATATGAAAGGTTCATTCTCAggtaacaaaaacacaaatattcttATCTTCATGTGATCATACGCTAAAGGAAACACACTTCTATACATTTCTGCCTCAATGATacgcactgttcctttaaatgttgACACCGTTCACACAAATAATGACATTAACTTGTAAAATGTTGCTGACAAATGAAGTAATACCAGTGCAAATAATTACAGTACAGTGCATTTTGATGGTAAAAAAACTCCATTCAAAGGCACTTGAAACctactttttattattaatatatgtcACAATGTACATTAGAAATTTACATGATGCATTAACAGGATTTTAATGATAAGGCACCCCTGTATCGGCTATAAAATATGCCCGATATTCATGACGAACATCTATAAACTTTCAACAAGAACCTGGTGTTTGTGTGACTGATGAAAACCTCATCGGCGGCgtcgctatatatatatatatatatatatatatattttatgaaaataaaaatgatctGTGACCCTTACGCTTCTTGAATGTGACCTTTGAAACTGTGCTGATCGCTGCTTGTACTGCTGTGGCAACACTGGAGGCTCATGGGTAATacgacctcatgacctcaacaCTTTTTCTGGGAGGGATTTCAAATTCAACAAATGATTACAAGACgatacacataatatttagaATGTCAACAAATCAACCACGGATGTTAGCATCAACAATTTTGGATTATTGCATAAAATAAGCTCTGTTGTAAATACCAGTTTATGACACACAAACTTTAATGTATGCGAGGTGTGTTTTGGAGGGTTTGATTGAGGTATTTTTAAGACtcattatattaaaatatgaataaataaatgttttggttAACACAAAAGTAAAGGAACATTATTTCTTATTGCATTAACATTCATATCTGaaagtaatgtaatataaatggAATAGATCAAATCAAGGAATAAATGAAATAGGACAGTTTCAATAGTTTCCCATTTTGAAGAGGAGTATGTTGAGAGCACCTCACCAGGCGAGGGCCCGAAATGTCTCATTAGAGTGAAATATGTcatttgacttgatttaaagtGACCCGTAGCCTCGTCAAACCTTAATCACAAGCAGCTCTGCGGTGAACAAAGTTTATGAAGATTTGGTCAGATTTTGGTCGGCATGACGAAAAAAATATTGTCCTTATGGTGGAAagttaaattaaacatttacagGGTGATTAACATCTTCTCACGTCTGTCAGCTTGGATGTAAACTTTGCTGTgtcacatatacaggactgtctcggaaaaaatcaactgaaatattgcaagccttttattttttaatatttaatgtatatatatatatatacatatatatatatatatatatatatatatatatatatatatttttaatgaacGCTGGTGCCTTGGtcactgtgtgtttggttgtatgatttgctggcatcaacggtgtgtgtgtaacatagtCAATCTGGTCTGCATTAAATCCAGCTAAAATGGAGTTTACGCCACCTGTGTGAATGCAGagaacatttaaatgatatttaagaactcggtgataagacaattcatcttggcagtCAACACactttacaataataaatatatattaatatgcgttaacacatatatataattgtcggcgttaatatATTGATATTAACACAAGATTAacgcgtatatatatatttatatacacacatatatatgtgtatatattatatatatatgtacacatatatgtgtgtgtatatatatatgtgtatatatatatacacacacatataaatatatataaatatatatgtgtatatatacacacacatataaatatatatattaaatataaatatatatatatatatatatatatatatatataacagggtATTCATGAGACATTGCCTTTGTTCACAGAGCTTATTATTGCCGGTGATCATAAACATCGAGAGCCGTGagttaaacaaacaacaacacaaaggaaTGGACCGCACGACATATGTCATAATTCAATAAGAGGCGAACACACAGCAGGGCTTGTGTTCCCGTCACTTGGCGACTGAAGCTCTGTTGGTTTTTCCACAGCGGTTGAATTCAGGCGATGTAAAGAACACTGGACGGACCAGCAGAAGATCGTCTTTCAGAGAACAAAAGATCGTTGTTCCCAGCGCACGCGAGAGAGAACCATTTCGGAAAAAAGGCTGCTGAGGTTTTGTTCTGTGGTCATCccgctgtacacacacacacgcggaggGTCTCGGGTATCATCTCCCTCGAAACAATTGAATTTTGTGCTTCTCCGCCAGCTGCAGGGTGACGTTGTAC
Proteins encoded in this window:
- the parp10 gene encoding protein mono-ADP-ribosyltransferase PARP10 is translated as MMSSPPLDTSSTTRKSSSLWLNLFARNDFKSKCFPFSGRMPVESPESRTVEVRALPAAVDEELLFLYFENKRRSGGGPLVSVEKSGDRAVLVFEEAEDAARVLSKGHHVLHNVELCVRRPASKDQYRLLLRGINPDTSTEMIELYVENLMGLNMPDYTLYPSPGRDFILISLSQPLSKDFQNLRAKISKRKLDGAEVSLEQAEPTDSVLVENLQPGTTPDLLALYFESRRGGDQKVKEVTMLSDRTAVVSFVNYESVGPILDHPHKLEGADLGVRPHFDFLLPAGRLTSQDSGIGSRRVTERNSEDTPMQTSPPVAVHADRRASSPSASRPLAAREPAVDEAEEVMEEQTEAAATISSRVPVADPAKLALFELAAFRRDTENAHPNVTVRIEDGGVHIAGTDGRLVERIKGAVSDFFGKMAECRFTLESEMAQLLARKEVQEHLLRAGAEAGSPATYTVSDATVVVAALSQDSAHQACSFYKSQLSRLSIAVDSENECMLYCREWSEFLQALGFSTVKVSERGGNVDVCTLKGMEGEKQAAIVQFLTTPIERETVISMEPGILKYIQIHCHQLLADMDRVSIIPLEAEGVCGLKLHGPATTCQMAEEVLQGVVSSICTRTITVNAPGVTRFLNESECTKIMKEMETKFTVYIRQKFVPWEYLPHQDFFVSAWEMMSRKNFQRASPDGAPLELKADSMQTDHDAAPDEGLLDEAAGIDGALEKGAPDSDRADDMDGLDMYSAEEPAGLADPDASGMAVDDFHRSVLVETTSGLRRLQGGVLYHTSDLEEDAQLSLAIQYSMESSHWSLQDEDRQLKDALELSKSQHEAASSGGDRRPDAAKGEGARLRDAIEAAGTLQLFVFAGYNCDLIRVDIAFGKKVSQRQVEEKLEHRTVKNMSEYHRTCLQVIKRKHGVDVHIKGTIIAVCGFKDYVSGALADVKLLLERMASSVPDRDILRTVQWMHHDPDSSDATLYSPDATVFIENALRMRLETLDILLDEQPHVINFQKMQEVNVASGKSVKVSRKMPEMGDLDADVPEEEYSLLSNMPEATKVDEESDEFQNVVKNFYESIQQFHSKIRIIQVEKLMNRLLFNQYKLKKASVLQHATYPEIERTLYHGTSETCVKEICVHGFNRSFSGKNATVYGQGVYFAVNSALSVQEQYSPPNADGYKYIFVSKVLTGDYTKGCHSMKTAPLKETDGIPLRYDSVTDDITKPAMFVIFNDTQAFPEYLITCQRIHR